A portion of the Bifidobacterium sp. ESL0800 genome contains these proteins:
- a CDS encoding glycine--tRNA ligase: MAQSKLDEVVSLAKRRGFVFPAGEIYGGTRSAWDYGPLGVALKDNIKREWWRSMVVTRGDVVGVDTSIILPSAVWEASGHVKVFNDPLIECLNCHKRQRADKLQESYAEKHGDKMPEDGLKSIVCPDCGTRGQWTEPRDFNMMLRTHLGPVDDENSLHYLRPETAQGIFVDFKNVMTSSRSKPPFGIANMGKSFRNEITPGNFIFRTREFEQMEMEFFVEPGTDEEWHQYWIDTRTRWYTDLGINPENLRHYEHPKEKLAHYSKRTVDIEYKFGFKGSDWGELEGVANRTDFDLSAHQEHSGEDLAFFDQASGKKYIPYVIEPAAGLTRSLMAFLVDAYAVDEAPNTKGGVDRRTVLRLDPRLSPVKAAVFPLSKKAPLQGIAHDLAAELRQHDWMIDYDEAGAIGRRYRRQDEIGTPLCITVDFDTADDHAVTIRERDSMKQERVDLDNVAQYVADRIGEKRVRYPEGPASIVGNTAADGGVDFAKESGIDESAPVKIAEAGGLY; this comes from the coding sequence GTGGCTCAATCCAAACTTGATGAAGTCGTATCGCTGGCCAAGCGTCGTGGTTTCGTGTTCCCTGCGGGGGAGATTTACGGCGGCACACGTTCCGCATGGGATTACGGCCCACTCGGTGTCGCGCTGAAGGACAATATCAAGCGCGAATGGTGGCGTTCGATGGTGGTCACCCGTGGCGATGTCGTCGGCGTCGACACCTCCATCATCCTGCCCTCGGCGGTCTGGGAGGCTTCCGGCCATGTCAAGGTCTTCAACGACCCGCTGATCGAGTGCCTCAACTGCCATAAGCGCCAGCGTGCCGACAAGTTGCAGGAGTCCTACGCCGAGAAGCACGGTGACAAGATGCCGGAAGACGGCCTGAAATCCATCGTCTGCCCCGACTGCGGCACCCGCGGCCAGTGGACGGAACCGCGCGACTTCAATATGATGCTGCGCACCCACCTGGGCCCGGTCGATGATGAGAACTCGCTGCATTATCTGCGCCCGGAGACCGCTCAGGGTATCTTCGTCGACTTCAAGAACGTGATGACCTCCTCGCGCAGCAAGCCGCCGTTCGGCATCGCCAATATGGGCAAGTCCTTCCGTAACGAGATCACTCCCGGCAACTTCATCTTCCGAACCCGCGAATTCGAGCAGATGGAGATGGAGTTCTTCGTCGAGCCCGGCACCGACGAGGAGTGGCACCAGTACTGGATCGACACCCGCACCCGCTGGTACACCGACTTGGGGATCAACCCCGAGAACCTGCGTCATTACGAGCATCCAAAGGAGAAGCTCGCGCACTATTCCAAGCGCACCGTCGACATCGAATACAAGTTCGGCTTCAAGGGTAGCGACTGGGGCGAGCTCGAAGGCGTGGCCAACCGCACCGACTTCGATCTTTCCGCGCATCAGGAGCATTCCGGCGAGGATCTGGCCTTCTTCGATCAGGCCAGCGGCAAGAAGTACATCCCCTACGTCATCGAGCCGGCCGCGGGTCTGACCCGTTCGCTCATGGCCTTCCTGGTGGATGCCTACGCCGTCGACGAGGCACCGAACACCAAGGGCGGCGTCGACCGCCGTACCGTGCTGCGTCTCGACCCGCGCCTTTCCCCGGTCAAGGCCGCCGTCTTCCCGCTGAGCAAGAAGGCGCCGCTGCAGGGCATCGCCCACGATCTGGCCGCCGAACTGCGCCAGCACGACTGGATGATCGACTATGACGAGGCCGGCGCCATCGGCCGCCGCTACCGTCGTCAGGACGAGATCGGCACCCCGCTGTGCATCACCGTCGACTTCGACACGGCCGACGATCACGCAGTGACCATCCGTGAGCGCGACTCCATGAAACAGGAGCGTGTCGACCTCGACAATGTGGCCCAGTACGTCGCCGACCGCATCGGTGAGAAGCGCGTGCGCTATCCCGAAGGCCCGGCTTCGATCGTCGGCAACACCGCTGCCGATGGAGGCGTCGACTTCGCCAAGGAATCCGGCATCGACGAGTCCGCCCCGGTGAAGATCGCCGAAGCAGGAGGCCTCTACTGA
- a CDS encoding thiamine-binding protein, with product MIQRDQKEINMSENPDRNAVKQSVPLDPETGKPYINTVAAVAIAPSGTGSELSEYVAQSVDVIRQSGLPNETNAMFTNIEGDLDDVLKTVRDATMVLAAQGYRTGVTLKLDIRPGFSGQIKEKQQLVDDILSQTK from the coding sequence ATGATTCAAAGAGATCAAAAGGAGATCAATATGAGTGAAAACCCCGACCGCAACGCCGTAAAACAAAGCGTTCCCCTCGACCCGGAAACCGGCAAACCCTACATCAATACAGTGGCGGCGGTGGCCATCGCCCCCAGCGGGACAGGCTCGGAGCTGAGCGAATACGTGGCGCAATCCGTCGATGTGATCCGCCAGTCAGGCCTGCCGAATGAGACCAACGCGATGTTCACCAACATCGAAGGCGATCTTGACGACGTACTCAAAACGGTGCGGGACGCCACCATGGTGTTGGCAGCCCAGGGCTATCGCACTGGCGTCACACTTAAACTCGACATACGTCCCGGTTTTTCCGGACAAATCAAAGAGAAACAGCAACTTGTTGACGACATTCTAAGTCAAACGAAATAA